One window of Nitrospira sp. genomic DNA carries:
- a CDS encoding phage tail protein, whose translation MTTQTTQSASSLVQSLPAIYQEDPYLGQWLLAFEKILLGRQDGVEFPETGVPFPDQGIEENIAGVTKYFDPYQTPEEFLSWLASWTAFSLRADVGVTEQREFVAKIAQLYRWRGTKKNLQDLLSIFTVSIPTVVEEEDEGVQIGVRSTIGVDMDLGGEKPHFFRVKISLPRVAPTVQERQMEIARALIDLEKPAHTFYELIPMFPSMQIGRHSTVGVDTLLGTAQGED comes from the coding sequence ATGACCACGCAAACCACACAATCGGCAAGCAGCCTCGTGCAGTCTCTGCCGGCGATCTACCAGGAAGATCCGTATCTCGGACAATGGTTGCTTGCCTTTGAGAAGATTCTGCTTGGTCGGCAAGACGGCGTAGAGTTTCCGGAAACGGGGGTTCCGTTTCCAGATCAAGGGATAGAAGAAAACATTGCAGGGGTCACGAAGTATTTCGATCCCTATCAGACACCGGAAGAATTCTTGTCATGGCTGGCAAGCTGGACGGCCTTTAGTCTACGCGCCGATGTCGGTGTGACCGAGCAACGCGAATTTGTCGCAAAGATTGCGCAGTTGTACCGGTGGCGCGGAACCAAGAAGAATTTACAGGATCTCCTGTCGATTTTTACCGTCAGTATTCCGACCGTGGTTGAAGAGGAGGACGAGGGCGTACAAATCGGGGTTCGATCGACCATCGGCGTGGATATGGATCTCGGCGGTGAAAAGCCTCATTTTTTCCGAGTCAAGATTTCGCTGCCGCGAGTTGCGCCGACGGTACAAGAGCGGCAAATGGAGATTGCCCGTGCACTGATCGATCTGGAGAAGCCGGCGCACACGTTTTATGAACTCATCCCGATGTTCCCAAGTATGCAAATTGGACGGCACTCTACGGTCGGCGTCGATACCCTGTTAGGGACAGCTCAAGGGGAGGATTGA